From the genome of Bordetella sp. H567, one region includes:
- a CDS encoding NAD(P)H-quinone oxidoreductase: MRAVEISRPGGPEVLVPVQRPMPELRAGEVLVKVSAAGVNRPDTFQRKGSYPPPRGASDLPGLEIAGEIVGGDAALGGYAVGDKVCALVAGGGYAEYCAVPVQQCLPIPAGLSDTEAAGLPETYFTVWSNVFDRGGLAAGESLLVHGGASGIGTTAIQLASALGHKVYGTAGSDERARAIEKLGAARGINYRDQDFVKEVLDATGGAGVNVILDMVAGDYIARDIHCLADEGRIVLIATLGGNHGQVDFGQVMRRRLTITGSTLRPRPVAFKGEIATSLRRHVWPLLESKKIKPIVHATFPLEQAAKAHAMMEAGEQIGKIILTV; encoded by the coding sequence ATGCGCGCCGTTGAAATCTCCCGCCCCGGCGGACCCGAAGTGCTCGTTCCCGTTCAACGGCCGATGCCGGAGCTCCGCGCCGGTGAAGTATTGGTAAAGGTCTCGGCGGCGGGCGTGAACCGTCCCGACACCTTCCAGCGCAAGGGCAGCTACCCGCCGCCGCGCGGCGCGTCGGACCTGCCCGGCCTGGAGATCGCCGGGGAAATCGTCGGCGGCGACGCGGCCCTGGGCGGGTACGCCGTCGGTGACAAGGTCTGCGCGCTGGTCGCCGGCGGGGGCTACGCCGAGTATTGCGCCGTGCCGGTCCAGCAGTGCCTGCCCATTCCGGCCGGACTGTCCGACACCGAGGCAGCCGGCCTGCCGGAAACCTACTTCACCGTGTGGAGCAATGTGTTCGATCGCGGCGGCCTGGCCGCAGGCGAAAGCCTGCTGGTCCACGGCGGGGCCAGCGGCATCGGTACCACGGCGATCCAGCTTGCCAGCGCCCTGGGCCATAAGGTCTATGGCACCGCCGGCAGCGACGAGCGCGCCCGCGCGATCGAAAAGCTGGGGGCTGCCCGCGGCATCAACTATCGCGACCAGGATTTCGTCAAAGAGGTGCTGGATGCGACCGGCGGCGCCGGCGTCAATGTGATCCTGGACATGGTGGCGGGGGACTATATCGCCCGCGACATCCATTGCTTGGCGGACGAAGGCCGCATCGTGCTCATCGCCACCCTGGGTGGCAACCACGGCCAGGTCGACTTCGGGCAGGTGATGCGCCGGCGCTTGACCATCACCGGCTCCACGCTGCGCCCGCGTCCGGTCGCCTTCAAGGGAGAGATCGCGACCAGCCTGCGCCGCCATGTGTGGCCCTTGCTCGAAAGCAAGAAGATCAAGCCCATCGTCCACGCCACCTTCCCCCTGGAACAAGCCGCCAAGGCGCACGCCATGATGGAGGCGGGAGAGCAGATCGGCAAGATCATCCTGACCGTGTAG
- a CDS encoding enolase C-terminal domain-like protein translates to MTTDDRTDGKRTPSGQQDLVPIHAVRARAYTIPTDAPEADGTLEWNATTIIVVEIDAGGKTGLGYTYTDACAARLIQDTLASQLVGRDAMDIEGLWQRLYRHVRNLGRAGIASTAISAIDAALWDVKALLLDLPLARLLGAVRDRVPVYGSGGFTTYSDGRMREQLRLWKDHGCRWFKIKVGRDPERDLERIRVARRAIGEAGLFVDANGAFHAKAALHYARRYAEQGVAWFEEPVSSDDTDGLRMLKHQGPAGMDIAAGEYGYTAADFRHLLQADAVDVLQADASRCGGITGFLKTAALCEALQVPLSAHCAPALHLHAACAVRPLAHQEWFHDHVRIEDMLFDGAPRVRDGTIAPDWSRPGCGLAFKRLDAAPYAIS, encoded by the coding sequence ATGACGACGGACGACCGCACGGACGGCAAGCGGACGCCGTCCGGTCAACAGGACCTGGTGCCGATCCACGCCGTGCGGGCCCGCGCCTACACTATCCCCACCGACGCGCCGGAGGCCGATGGGACGCTGGAATGGAACGCGACCACGATCATCGTGGTCGAGATCGACGCCGGCGGCAAGACGGGGCTGGGCTACACCTATACCGATGCCTGCGCGGCCAGGTTGATCCAGGACACGCTGGCCAGCCAGCTTGTCGGCCGCGATGCGATGGACATCGAAGGCCTGTGGCAGCGCCTGTACCGGCACGTGCGCAACCTGGGCCGCGCCGGTATCGCGTCGACGGCGATCTCGGCGATCGACGCGGCCCTGTGGGACGTGAAAGCGCTGTTGCTGGACCTTCCCCTGGCGCGCCTGCTGGGTGCCGTGCGTGACCGCGTGCCGGTCTATGGCAGCGGCGGGTTCACCACCTATTCCGACGGCCGCATGCGCGAGCAACTTCGGCTATGGAAGGACCACGGCTGTCGCTGGTTCAAGATCAAGGTGGGCCGCGATCCCGAACGCGACCTGGAGCGTATCCGGGTCGCGCGCCGCGCCATCGGCGAGGCCGGCCTGTTCGTCGATGCGAACGGCGCCTTCCATGCCAAGGCGGCGCTGCATTACGCGCGCCGCTATGCCGAACAGGGCGTGGCCTGGTTCGAGGAACCCGTCTCGTCGGACGACACGGATGGCTTGCGGATGCTGAAACATCAGGGTCCGGCCGGCATGGATATCGCCGCGGGCGAGTACGGCTACACGGCGGCCGACTTCCGGCATCTGCTACAGGCCGATGCGGTCGACGTCCTGCAGGCAGACGCCTCCCGCTGCGGCGGCATCACCGGCTTCCTGAAAACCGCGGCGCTGTGCGAAGCCTTGCAGGTCCCGCTGTCCGCGCATTGCGCGCCGGCCCTGCACCTGCACGCCGCCTGTGCGGTGCGGCCGCTCGCCCACCAGGAATGGTTTCACGATCACGTCCGTATCGAGGACATGCTGTTCGACGGCGCGCCGCGCGTGCGGGACGGGACCATCGCGCCTGACTGGTCCAGGCCCGGCTGTGGACTGGCGTTCAAGCGCCTGGACGCGGCCCCTTACGCGATCTCGTAG
- a CDS encoding amidase yields the protein MEQPTRLPGIAQALRRMEAGELRARELAETCLARIDARNADVQAYAAYDATRIRAQADEADAGRRRGLLRGIPFAVKDVIQSADYPTTYGSPIYAGHRTGRDAACVALSREQGAVLMGKVVTSEFATQTPGLTRNPLNLAHTPGGSSSGSAAAVADGMAMVAWGTQTTGSITRPAIYCGVVGYKPSFGLVSTAGVGLLSPLQDTVGVLARDVGDAAATVMGIHGRRFESAPADSRYRLGVCLSSQWQYASPEAVQALQSWVGRLAAAGFAVRQRSLPAEFETLIVDQGRLVAYDARQALAHERCTDASRLSPRLTERMAGGEGIDMPAYLAMQQRAALGRCRAEMLFDGVDALVYPATDGEAEAGLTNSGSPRYGALWTLLHLPTVALPVARGSGGLPLGVQLVGRYGKDEALLQIAEHAAVRGGGVEG from the coding sequence ATGGAACAACCGACACGATTGCCCGGCATCGCGCAAGCGCTGCGCCGCATGGAAGCGGGCGAGCTACGCGCGCGGGAATTGGCCGAAACATGCCTGGCGCGGATCGATGCGCGCAATGCCGACGTGCAGGCCTATGCCGCCTACGACGCGACACGCATACGCGCGCAGGCCGACGAGGCGGATGCCGGCCGCCGCCGCGGCCTGCTGCGTGGCATCCCCTTTGCCGTCAAGGACGTCATCCAAAGCGCCGATTACCCCACTACCTACGGCTCGCCCATCTATGCCGGCCACCGCACCGGACGCGACGCGGCCTGTGTGGCGCTGTCGCGCGAGCAGGGGGCGGTGCTGATGGGCAAGGTCGTCACCAGCGAGTTCGCCACGCAGACGCCCGGTCTCACGCGCAATCCCCTGAATCTGGCGCATACGCCCGGCGGTTCTTCCAGCGGATCGGCGGCCGCGGTGGCGGACGGGATGGCGATGGTGGCCTGGGGTACGCAGACCACCGGCTCCATTACTCGTCCGGCCATCTATTGCGGGGTGGTCGGCTACAAGCCCAGTTTCGGGCTGGTGTCGACGGCGGGCGTGGGCTTGCTCAGCCCCTTGCAGGACACCGTGGGTGTCCTGGCGCGTGACGTCGGCGATGCCGCCGCCACCGTCATGGGCATCCACGGCCGGCGCTTTGAATCGGCGCCGGCGGACAGCCGCTACCGGCTCGGCGTCTGCCTGTCGTCGCAGTGGCAGTACGCCAGTCCGGAGGCGGTCCAGGCGCTGCAGTCGTGGGTGGGCCGCCTGGCCGCCGCGGGCTTCGCGGTCAGACAGCGTTCGCTGCCAGCGGAATTCGAAACGCTGATAGTCGACCAAGGCCGCCTGGTCGCCTACGACGCCCGCCAGGCGCTGGCCCATGAGCGCTGTACCGATGCTTCCCGCCTCAGTCCGCGCCTGACCGAACGCATGGCGGGCGGCGAGGGCATCGACATGCCTGCCTATCTGGCCATGCAGCAGCGCGCCGCGTTGGGCCGTTGCCGTGCCGAGATGCTGTTCGACGGCGTCGACGCGCTGGTCTATCCGGCCACCGACGGCGAGGCGGAAGCGGGGCTCACGAACTCGGGTTCGCCGCGCTACGGGGCGTTGTGGACGCTGCTGCATCTGCCTACGGTGGCGCTGCCGGTCGCGCGTGGGTCGGGCGGTTTGCCGCTGGGCGTGCAGCTGGTTGGACGCTATGGGAAGGACGAAGCACTGTTGCAGATTGCCGAGCATGCCGCGGTAAGGGGCGGTGGCGTTGAGGGTTGA
- a CDS encoding tripartite tricarboxylate transporter substrate binding protein, with amino-acid sequence MSIRKRCLAALAAGLMLAFAAVPAARAQAVAYPTKPIRLIVPFGPGSVTDQLARIVATGLAERLGQSVVVENKAGAGGNIGAGYVAESAPDGYTLLMGAASTNAINPSLYSNLKFDPMKDFVPVANVASVTNVLVVNPQVKARSVAALIEELKTNNYSYASGGAGGSQHLSAELFKSMSKTDMVHIPYKGGSEPLPDLMSNRVQVMFCNLPVCLPHIQAGKLVALGVTSTKRSPLLPNVPTIAEAGLPGYSVDGWFALFAPAKVPAEIVARLHDETAKLLATPATMDQIRRQGAEPNAGSQQEFARFVQAEHDKWAKVIKDANIRLE; translated from the coding sequence ATGTCCATCCGCAAACGCTGCCTGGCGGCGCTGGCCGCCGGCCTGATGCTCGCCTTTGCCGCCGTGCCCGCCGCCCGGGCGCAGGCCGTCGCTTATCCCACCAAGCCCATCCGCCTCATCGTGCCCTTTGGCCCGGGCAGCGTGACCGACCAGCTGGCGCGTATCGTCGCCACCGGCCTGGCGGAACGCCTGGGGCAGTCCGTGGTCGTGGAAAATAAGGCCGGCGCGGGCGGCAACATCGGCGCGGGCTACGTGGCCGAGAGCGCGCCCGACGGCTACACGCTGTTGATGGGCGCGGCCAGCACCAACGCCATCAATCCCAGCCTGTACTCGAACCTGAAGTTCGATCCGATGAAGGATTTCGTTCCTGTCGCCAATGTGGCGTCGGTCACCAACGTGCTGGTGGTCAATCCGCAAGTGAAGGCGCGTAGTGTCGCGGCGCTGATCGAGGAGCTGAAGACGAACAATTACAGCTACGCCTCGGGCGGCGCCGGCGGCAGCCAGCACCTGTCGGCGGAGCTGTTCAAGAGCATGTCCAAGACGGACATGGTGCACATCCCCTACAAAGGCGGCAGCGAACCCTTGCCGGACCTGATGAGCAATCGCGTGCAGGTGATGTTCTGCAATCTGCCCGTGTGCCTGCCTCATATCCAGGCCGGAAAGCTGGTGGCCTTGGGCGTGACTTCCACGAAGCGCTCGCCGCTGCTGCCGAATGTCCCGACGATTGCGGAGGCCGGCCTGCCCGGTTATTCCGTGGACGGCTGGTTCGCGCTGTTCGCGCCGGCCAAGGTGCCGGCAGAGATCGTCGCCCGCCTGCATGACGAGACGGCCAAACTGCTGGCCACGCCCGCGACCATGGACCAGATCCGCCGCCAAGGCGCCGAACCCAATGCCGGCAGCCAGCAGGAGTTCGCCCGCTTCGTGCAGGCCGAACACGACAAGTGGGCCAAGGTCATCAAGGACGCGAATATTCGCCTCGAGTAG
- a CDS encoding DUF2165 family protein produces MIAVRYTKAFMVLGLAAFGLLVGFDNIVDYPANDAFVQHVLSMDTVFPDNALKWRAITHPGWQTAAYVAIIAAQIAMGLCFLFCAARLFMHARKSAPVFQRAKTLGIVGAGLAFAIWFVGFMVIGGEWFSMWQSQQWNGQQGAFHFYMTAMAVLIFLMQPDGEIA; encoded by the coding sequence ATGATCGCAGTCCGCTACACCAAGGCGTTCATGGTTCTGGGACTGGCCGCCTTCGGCCTGCTGGTGGGCTTCGACAATATCGTCGACTACCCCGCCAACGACGCCTTCGTGCAGCACGTGCTGAGCATGGACACCGTGTTTCCGGACAATGCGCTGAAGTGGCGCGCCATTACCCACCCGGGATGGCAAACCGCCGCCTACGTGGCCATTATCGCCGCCCAGATCGCGATGGGACTGTGCTTCCTGTTCTGCGCGGCGCGGCTGTTCATGCATGCCCGCAAAAGCGCCCCCGTCTTCCAGCGTGCCAAGACGCTGGGCATCGTGGGCGCGGGCCTTGCCTTCGCGATCTGGTTCGTCGGCTTCATGGTCATCGGCGGGGAGTGGTTTTCCATGTGGCAATCGCAACAGTGGAACGGCCAGCAAGGCGCCTTTCACTTCTATATGACCGCCATGGCGGTACTCATCTTCTTGATGCAACCGGATGGCGAGATCGCTTAG
- a CDS encoding patatin-like phospholipase family protein, which produces MNQAPHSSWLVLALCLLVSACATRPVNPPITHTDIATGYRYVTRPQFSKKDESLVILAFSGGGTRAAAFSYGALEFLRDTVIIAPNGDRSRLIDHVGVITGVSGGSFTALAYGLYGDKLFDEYEQRFLKRDVQGAIVSRVLNPGYWPSLWSTGWGRSELAADLYDEILFNGATFGDLKRGNGPMIIASATDITTGARLPFTQTTFDVLCADLDAIRLSRAAAASSAVPVVLSPITLNNYGGTCNYVPPSWIQPFIDAADPPRPAARAIRHMREEAEFADGANRPYIHVVDGGVADNVGMRSVLDVLELMEALQSVGYTTPLDHIRKIIVFVVNSLSIPKVSWDKSEDAPGTLQIMVKAAGVPIDHYSYESTELLRDMQAKWKSMSLVRDSPAFAGEKDKAVTAALHTPEATIYAIDVSFAQLKDKDERAYLNELPTSFRLEPEQVDRLRAAAGKIILESPDFRRLIQDLGGRIESTRPAAPVNHDAAP; this is translated from the coding sequence GACCCGCCCGCAGTTTTCGAAGAAGGACGAAAGCCTGGTGATCCTGGCATTCTCGGGCGGCGGTACCCGGGCGGCCGCATTTTCCTACGGGGCGCTGGAATTCCTGCGCGATACCGTGATCATTGCTCCCAACGGCGACAGGTCGCGTCTGATCGACCACGTTGGCGTCATCACAGGCGTCTCGGGCGGCAGCTTTACCGCGCTTGCGTATGGGCTCTATGGCGACAAGCTATTCGACGAGTACGAACAACGCTTTCTCAAGCGCGACGTGCAGGGAGCGATAGTTTCCCGTGTGCTCAACCCGGGTTACTGGCCATCGTTGTGGTCCACCGGATGGGGGCGTTCGGAACTGGCGGCCGATCTGTACGACGAGATACTGTTTAACGGCGCCACGTTTGGCGACCTGAAGCGGGGCAACGGCCCAATGATCATTGCATCGGCCACCGACATCACCACGGGTGCCCGGCTGCCCTTTACCCAAACCACGTTTGACGTGCTGTGCGCTGATCTCGATGCGATACGCCTTTCGCGTGCCGCCGCCGCTTCGTCGGCGGTGCCGGTGGTGCTCTCGCCCATCACGCTCAATAACTATGGGGGAACGTGCAACTATGTTCCTCCCAGTTGGATCCAGCCATTTATCGACGCTGCCGACCCGCCGCGGCCGGCGGCGCGTGCGATTCGCCATATGCGCGAAGAAGCGGAATTCGCGGACGGCGCGAATCGCCCTTATATCCACGTCGTGGATGGCGGTGTCGCGGACAACGTCGGCATGCGCAGCGTACTGGACGTACTGGAGCTCATGGAAGCGCTGCAGTCTGTCGGTTACACCACACCGCTCGACCATATACGAAAGATAATCGTGTTTGTGGTCAATTCCCTATCCATACCGAAGGTAAGCTGGGACAAGTCGGAAGACGCGCCCGGCACACTCCAGATCATGGTGAAAGCCGCCGGCGTACCGATAGACCACTATTCCTATGAATCGACGGAGCTGCTGCGCGATATGCAGGCGAAATGGAAATCCATGAGCCTGGTCAGGGATTCACCGGCATTCGCCGGCGAAAAAGACAAGGCGGTCACGGCCGCGCTGCACACGCCCGAAGCAACGATATACGCGATCGATGTGTCGTTCGCCCAGTTGAAGGACAAAGACGAACGCGCCTATTTGAATGAACTGCCCACGAGTTTTCGCCTGGAGCCGGAGCAAGTCGACCGGCTGCGTGCCGCCGCGGGAAAAATCATCCTGGAGTCGCCCGACTTCCGTCGCCTGATTCAAGACCTGGGCGGCAGGATCGAATCTACCCGGCCCGCCGCGCCGGTCAACCATGACGCTGCTCCGTAA
- a CDS encoding thiamine pyrophosphate-requiring protein, with protein MSATVGDFIVERLHAWGVRRIYGYPGDGINGVFGALSRAKGKIEFIQVRHEEMAAFMASAHAKFTGELGVCIATSGPGASHLITGMYDARMDHMPLLAIVGQQARAALGGHYQQELDLVSMFKDVAGGFVQQASVPAQVRHLVDRAVRTALGERLVTALVLPNDLQDLPYEAPGRKHGTVHSGVGYRPPRTVPYQEDLRRAAQVLNAGKKVAILVGAGALHATDEVIAVADKLGAGVAKALLGKAALPDDLPWVTGSIGLLGTEPSYKLMTECDTLLMIGSGFPYSEFLPKEGQARGVQIDIKPDMLSLRYPMEVNLVGDSAETLRELLPLLQPHTDAGWRKSIEGWNADWWKKLEERALADAEGGVNPQRTIWELSPRIPSNAIVTSDSGSVANWYARDLKVQRGMMCSLSGGLASMGAAVPYAIAAKFAYPQRPVIALVGDGAMQMNNMAELITVSKYWKQWADPRWICMVLNNSDLNQVTWEQRVMEGDPKFEASQDIPSVPYHQFAESIGLRGIYVDRADALGAAWDQALGSDRPVVIEVKSDPNVPPLPPHITLAQAKAFASTLIKGDPDQGHVLLDTAKQVLGSVLPGHKNK; from the coding sequence ATGTCAGCCACTGTCGGAGACTTCATCGTCGAACGCCTGCACGCATGGGGCGTGCGGCGCATCTACGGCTATCCCGGAGACGGCATCAACGGCGTCTTCGGCGCACTGAGCCGAGCCAAGGGAAAGATCGAATTCATCCAGGTACGCCACGAAGAAATGGCGGCCTTCATGGCCTCGGCTCACGCCAAGTTCACCGGCGAACTGGGGGTTTGCATTGCGACGTCCGGCCCCGGTGCATCGCACTTGATCACCGGCATGTACGACGCGCGCATGGACCATATGCCGCTGCTTGCCATCGTCGGGCAACAGGCGCGTGCCGCGCTTGGCGGCCACTACCAGCAGGAACTGGATCTGGTGTCCATGTTCAAGGATGTGGCGGGCGGATTCGTGCAGCAGGCCAGCGTGCCCGCGCAGGTCCGCCATCTGGTGGACCGCGCGGTTCGCACGGCGCTGGGAGAGAGGCTGGTCACTGCCCTCGTGCTGCCCAACGATCTGCAAGACCTGCCGTACGAGGCCCCCGGCCGCAAGCATGGCACCGTCCATTCGGGCGTGGGCTACCGGCCGCCGCGCACGGTGCCCTACCAGGAAGACTTGCGCCGCGCCGCGCAGGTCCTGAACGCCGGCAAGAAGGTGGCCATCCTGGTCGGCGCGGGCGCGCTGCACGCCACCGATGAAGTCATCGCGGTGGCGGACAAGCTGGGCGCCGGCGTAGCAAAGGCCTTGCTGGGCAAGGCCGCGCTGCCGGACGACCTGCCCTGGGTGACCGGATCCATCGGCCTGCTGGGCACGGAGCCCAGCTACAAGTTGATGACGGAGTGCGACACGCTGCTGATGATAGGCTCGGGCTTCCCGTATTCGGAATTCCTGCCGAAGGAAGGCCAGGCGCGTGGCGTGCAGATCGACATCAAGCCGGACATGTTGAGCCTGCGCTATCCCATGGAAGTGAACCTGGTCGGCGACAGCGCGGAAACGCTGCGCGAACTGCTGCCCCTGCTGCAGCCGCATACCGATGCGGGGTGGCGCAAGTCGATCGAAGGCTGGAACGCCGACTGGTGGAAGAAGCTGGAAGAACGCGCGCTGGCCGACGCCGAAGGCGGCGTCAATCCGCAGCGCACGATATGGGAGCTCTCGCCACGCATCCCGTCCAACGCCATTGTGACCAGCGATTCGGGTTCGGTGGCCAACTGGTATGCGCGTGACCTGAAGGTGCAACGCGGCATGATGTGCTCGCTATCCGGCGGGTTGGCCTCCATGGGCGCGGCCGTTCCCTATGCCATCGCCGCGAAGTTCGCCTATCCGCAGCGGCCCGTCATCGCGCTGGTGGGCGACGGCGCCATGCAGATGAACAACATGGCCGAGCTGATCACGGTCTCCAAGTACTGGAAGCAATGGGCCGACCCGCGCTGGATCTGCATGGTGCTGAATAACTCGGACCTGAACCAGGTGACCTGGGAACAGCGCGTCATGGAAGGCGACCCGAAGTTCGAGGCATCGCAGGACATTCCATCCGTGCCCTATCACCAGTTCGCCGAATCCATAGGCTTGCGCGGCATCTATGTCGACCGCGCGGATGCGCTGGGCGCGGCATGGGACCAGGCATTGGGTTCGGACCGCCCCGTGGTGATCGAGGTGAAGAGCGACCCCAACGTACCGCCGCTGCCGCCGCATATCACGCTGGCGCAAGCCAAGGCATTCGCCAGCACCCTGATCAAAGGCGACCCGGATCAAGGCCATGTGCTGCTCGACACCGCCAAGCAGGTGCTGGGCAGCGTGCTGCCGGGGCACAAGAACAAATGA
- the tpiA gene encoding triose-phosphate isomerase, with protein sequence MHGSLAENTALLQALRARAGAGTCQMGVCVPFPYLAQTQALLDGSAVSWGAQDISVYEKGAYTGEVSAAMLKDFGCRWVLAGHSERRAMHGETDELVAEKARTALAAGLTPVVCVGETLGEREGGNTLGVIERQLEPVLALGAKSLMHIVLAYEPVWAIGTGRTATPEQAQEVHGAIRVALDGLGVPQVRILYGGSVKAANAAELFAMPDIDGALVGGASLVADEFLRIAAI encoded by the coding sequence ATGCATGGCAGCCTGGCGGAAAACACCGCGCTGCTGCAAGCCCTGCGCGCCCGTGCCGGCGCCGGCACTTGCCAGATGGGCGTGTGCGTGCCGTTCCCCTATCTGGCGCAGACCCAGGCCCTGCTGGACGGCAGCGCCGTCTCCTGGGGAGCCCAGGACATCAGCGTGTACGAGAAGGGCGCCTACACCGGCGAAGTTTCCGCGGCCATGCTGAAGGACTTCGGCTGCCGCTGGGTGCTGGCCGGCCATTCCGAGCGCCGCGCCATGCACGGCGAAACCGACGAGCTGGTCGCGGAGAAAGCCAGGACTGCCCTGGCCGCGGGCCTGACCCCTGTCGTTTGCGTCGGCGAAACGCTGGGCGAACGGGAAGGGGGCAATACCCTGGGCGTGATCGAACGCCAACTGGAACCCGTCCTGGCGCTGGGCGCCAAGTCGCTGATGCATATCGTGCTGGCCTATGAGCCCGTCTGGGCCATCGGCACCGGCCGCACCGCCACGCCGGAGCAGGCGCAGGAAGTCCATGGCGCGATCCGCGTCGCCTTGGACGGCCTGGGGGTTCCGCAAGTTCGTATTTTGTACGGCGGCAGCGTCAAGGCCGCCAATGCCGCCGAGCTTTTCGCGATGCCGGATATCGACGGCGCCCTGGTGGGCGGTGCGTCGCTGGTGGCCGATGAATTCCTGCGCATAGCCGCAATCTAA
- a CDS encoding putative signal transducing protein gives MRLTRAPNLLIAQHWINLLEQAHIRCELHNQYLLGAMGEIPADQCSPEIWLEREGDLDLATRIINGTWHEPGQSAAQWCCASCGEWSEPQFTVCWQCGAAKDE, from the coding sequence ATCCGCCTGACACGCGCCCCTAATCTACTGATCGCCCAGCACTGGATCAACCTGCTGGAACAGGCGCACATACGCTGCGAACTGCACAACCAATATCTGCTCGGCGCGATGGGCGAAATACCGGCGGACCAATGCAGCCCGGAGATCTGGCTGGAACGCGAAGGCGACCTGGATCTGGCCACGCGCATCATCAATGGAACATGGCACGAACCGGGCCAGTCGGCGGCCCAGTGGTGCTGCGCCTCCTGCGGCGAGTGGTCCGAGCCGCAGTTCACGGTGTGCTGGCAGTGCGGCGCCGCGAAAGACGAGTGA
- a CDS encoding LysR substrate-binding domain-containing protein, which translates to MALFSRQLIAFMAVAEELHFGRAARRLHVSQPPLSQQVRLFEETVGVPLIERSTRTVRLTAAGVALRDALQRLMDDGDAALTAARRVAVGEAGLLRIGFTPTAAYRLVPTAVGIYRQQYPGVHLSMIEADTAQLHALLRHDRLDIAVTRRHENIADDDLHMEPIDTEPLVVALPVNHALATRREIDIEELADLPLVGFVRARSEYFHALLNELFRANGVAPNIVMESLLPTLLTPVEAGVGVAVVPASISELRPRGVRYLPLKARVLPCSTLYVAYRKDDVNPAVPGLRAALAGVGTIPPGLADRAD; encoded by the coding sequence GTGGCGCTTTTCTCTCGTCAGCTCATTGCCTTCATGGCGGTCGCGGAAGAACTGCATTTCGGCCGTGCGGCGCGACGCCTGCATGTCAGCCAGCCACCCTTGAGCCAGCAGGTTCGCCTGTTCGAGGAAACAGTGGGCGTGCCATTGATCGAGCGATCCACCCGCACGGTACGGTTGACGGCGGCCGGCGTGGCGCTGCGCGATGCGTTGCAACGGCTGATGGATGACGGCGACGCGGCGCTGACCGCGGCGCGTCGCGTGGCCGTGGGCGAGGCCGGCTTGCTGCGCATCGGTTTTACCCCCACCGCCGCCTATCGGCTGGTGCCGACCGCGGTCGGGATTTATCGCCAGCAATACCCCGGCGTCCATCTATCCATGATCGAGGCGGACACCGCCCAGCTGCATGCGCTCCTGCGCCATGACAGGCTGGATATCGCGGTTACGCGCCGCCACGAGAACATCGCGGACGACGACTTGCACATGGAGCCGATCGATACCGAACCGCTGGTCGTCGCCCTGCCCGTGAACCATGCCTTGGCCACGCGACGCGAAATCGATATCGAGGAGCTGGCCGACCTGCCGCTGGTGGGCTTCGTGCGAGCCAGATCGGAATACTTCCATGCGCTGCTGAACGAGCTGTTCAGGGCGAACGGCGTTGCGCCGAACATCGTCATGGAAAGCCTGTTGCCCACCTTGCTGACGCCGGTGGAAGCCGGCGTGGGCGTCGCCGTCGTGCCCGCCTCCATCAGCGAGCTGCGGCCGCGCGGGGTACGGTACCTGCCACTGAAGGCCAGGGTGCTGCCTTGCTCGACCTTGTATGTCGCCTACCGCAAGGATGACGTCAACCCGGCGGTGCCGGGATTGCGCGCGGCATTGGCGGGCGTGGGCACGATACCGCCCGGCCTTGCCGACCGGGCGGATTGA
- the secG gene encoding preprotein translocase subunit SecG, producing MSLMLSALMIVQVLSALAIIILVLLQQGKGADMGSAFGSGSAGSLFGASGAANFLSRTTKWAAVVFFASTAGLAYVSHKGTQPVSVDTGVMQGYQVPADKSVPLAPGGAAVPAPQGDASVPGAVPSVPAPAQTAPAKPDASVPQAPAAPAKPAAPAK from the coding sequence ATGTCTCTCATGCTTTCCGCGCTGATGATCGTGCAGGTGCTCTCGGCACTGGCCATCATCATTCTGGTCCTGCTGCAGCAAGGCAAGGGCGCCGATATGGGCTCGGCCTTTGGCAGCGGCTCCGCAGGCAGCCTGTTCGGTGCGTCGGGCGCCGCCAATTTCCTGTCGCGCACGACGAAGTGGGCGGCGGTGGTGTTCTTTGCATCGACGGCCGGCCTGGCTTATGTCTCGCACAAAGGCACGCAGCCGGTGTCCGTGGATACGGGCGTGATGCAGGGCTACCAGGTTCCCGCCGACAAATCCGTGCCGCTGGCGCCGGGCGGCGCCGCCGTGCCCGCGCCGCAGGGCGATGCGTCGGTCCCCGGCGCCGTGCCTTCGGTCCCGGCGCCCGCGCAAACCGCGCCCGCCAAGCCGGACGCTTCGGTGCCGCAGGCGCCGGCCGCGCCCGCCAAGCCGGCGGCGCCCGCGAAGTAA